A window of bacterium genomic DNA:
TACCATTCGCCTGAAGTTTCAAGCCTTAAACAATCACTTTTTGCCTTAGTCGAGCGGATTAAGAAGCTAGAGCATACAAAAGGCAGATTAGATGAAGTTTTAAGCTTTAGTAGCGAAATTATTGGCTCCGGCGATCAGGCGCAGGCGACCGCAAGTAAAATTACTCAACTGTTAGAATCCCAGATTAAACCAGAATTAGTTGCGGTAGCTGTTTTATTGAAGTCCTCAGAGCATGCTCCACTGGAGCTAATTTCGATGCGCGGCCTGCCGCAGAAGCGCATGGAAGAGGTGCTTTGCATTGCTGCCGAAAGCTTATTGCACAAAAATCAAGGATCGCAAAAAGAGTCGCAGTGGGGTTATATTTTTCCTGAAAAGAACTCACTTTTTGATTTTTCTTCTTTTGGCATCGGCCTTTCGTTGGTTGTGCCACTGAGCATGCACGGTATAATTAACGGCGCGCTCTGGCTTGGATTTAAATCTGGCACTGCGACACTTAACGAACAGCGAAAATCTTTTGTTAAGGCTATGGCAGATCACGCCGCAGCAACACTTTATGCTGCTTCCAAGGCGCAAGCGCGTGAACAAGAGCGAGCTGGTGAGCGTGATTTCTTGCTCGGTGTTTCCCATGATTTGCGTGCACCCGGCAGTAGTGCCTTGTACGCACTTTCTGATGTTTTGTCGGGAGAATGTGGTCCACTCTCAACCGATCAGCATTTGCGCCTAACTTTAGTGAAAGATTCGCTGCTCGAGCAACTTTCTCTACTGCAAGATGTGCTCGATTTTGCTAAACACCAACGTGGTGTTTTATCCGCGCAAAAAATAGCCTTTGACGCTCTCCCTTTAATTCGAACAGCAATCGCTAAATATCAAGAATTAGCTCTGCAGCATGGCTTAGAGCTTCGCTTTGACGAAGACACCCAAGCCGCAGCAAAGCTTGCTAGTCAATATGTTTATGCTGACCGTCGCCAAGTAGAACGCATTCTTGCTAACTTTATTACCAATGCAATTAAGTATAGTCCTGCAGGGCTAATCTCAATTCAAATCATTGCTCAAAGTGATGCACTTGAATTGGTTGTTTTAGATCGTGGCCCGGGAATTCCAGCTGAACAACAGAATCTGCTTTTTAATCAATTTCAACGCTTACAGACTGGTGCGGCAACTGAAGGTTTTGGATTGGGGCTGGCGCTCAGTCGTGTACTTGCGGAGTTGAATTCTGGCTACGTTTTCTATCGTTCACGCGCGGGGGGCGGTTCGATTTTTGGAGTAGGGCTAAAGTATGCTCCTGCAGGTGAAATTAAAAATAGTGAAGCACGATTTGAACGTGTACTCGTGCTCGATGATGAACCTGAAGTGTGTCGTGCGACGATGCGCCTCTTGCAATCGCGAGTAGGACAGCTGATTCCAAGCTCGACCATTAGTGAAGCGCGTGAAGTGCTGAATACTTTAGCAATTGATTTATTAGTCACGGATTTACACGTGGGCACGGAGAAAGTTACAATTTTACTTGATGAAATAAAAAACTCGGCACGGAAAATTCCGATTATTGTTTTAACTGGAAGCTCAAATCCCACTGATCTAAAAGACCTGCAAGCAACTTTCGGAGCTCATGTGCTCGAAAAGCCCATCACCCGCGAGGAGCTACTCAACACTCTTAGCGCTTTGCCGCGCTGATTTTATCTCGCTAGGTTCATGCCCGATCTTCTTGATTTTAAGCAATCTTCGATTGCCACTTGGCTAGCAGCACTATTATATAGTTAACTGAGTAACGTATGCAGAATTCAATTAAAATCACCTGGGACGATGTATTACCACTCTTAGTCCGAGTTTTTGTATGGGGATTAATTTTGGCGGTACTTTATGTGTTACGGTCTTTTTCGCTACTCATTTTTCTGACTTTTGTTTTTTCATATATTCAGTACTCAGCCATCACCCGCCTTGAACCGTACTTATCCGGCAGGACATTGCGCGTGTTTGTCGTTGCACTCTCGATGCTGGTGATCATGTTTTCGACAATGCTCTTTTTATACCAGCCAGTGATAGATCAAGCTAAGGTCTTTGCTGACCGTTTACCGACTTACTTAAGCGAATTAGACAGCCGGGTTGAGGAACTTACTTCGAAGTATAATTTTTTGCAGCAGTTTATTGATACTCATCAAACTGCTCAGCCCGTCCCGAGCGAGACAGCGCTAGAGGACCCGCACGCCAAGCAAAATTTCTCAGCCTCGATGATTACTTCCCCAAGTGCGCAGCTGATCGAATTATTTCTCGGCAGTCCTGGCGTTGATAAAGAAAGTGGTATGAAGACACTGGTGCAGCGGATTAAGAGTTATGGCAGTTCGCTTTTAGGAATTGTCTCTGCATTTTTACTTTCCCTGCTGTTCTCTTTTCTAATTGTTTTAGATTTGCCGAGCCTAGCCAAAGGAGTGCGTGGTTTGAGAAATACTAAACTGCAGTTTATCTACGATGAAGTCGATGATGGGGTGAGTAGTTTTGGTGTTACCTTGGGGCGCGCGCTTGAGGCCCAGTTACTGATTGCCATCGTTAATACTGTCTTAACAGCAATTGGAATTGTAGTCCTTGGCCTGAGCGCAAAGGCTGCTTTTCTTTCGCTGATCGTGTTCCTCTGTAGTTTTATCCCGGTTGCCGGAGTTTTCATTAGCTCTGTGCCAATTTGTCTTGTGGCCTTGCAGGAATCGGGATTTACTCTGGTCTTTGCCTGCATCATTTTGATTACAATTATTCATATGATCGAGGCCTATATTTTAAACCCTAAAATTTACGGCTCACATCTCCATCTTAACCCAGTGATTGTGCTGATTATCTTAACAGTCGGTGGAAAGCTTTTTGGCGTGTGGGGATTAATCTTGGGCGTTCCCCTGTGTACTTACGTTTTCACTAAGGCAATCCGCTACCAAGAAACACAAGAATAGAAAGCAGCTCTCGGTCTTAACGACGGCGGCTGGCTGAGCCAAGAATGCCACGCATGATTTGCCGACCCATTGATTGGGCCACAGAGCGCATCGCGGCAGAGAACATATTGCGCATAAAGCTACCGCCAGTTTTACCTAATTGCTCTTTAGCAGCTTCCCAGCTGCCACCGGAATTTGTCACCATTTTCTTTTGTAGTTTCTCGTAGGCCGACTCACGGTCAACGCTTTCGCGGTATTTCGTAGCTAAGTAAGA
This region includes:
- a CDS encoding hybrid sensor histidine kinase/response regulator; this translates as MTENQDLLLLCSAIVALLACLVGMLRSRRLKEELLELKRDLSQITRGQQPLANMNYHSPEVSSLKQSLFALVERIKKLEHTKGRLDEVLSFSSEIIGSGDQAQATASKITQLLESQIKPELVAVAVLLKSSEHAPLELISMRGLPQKRMEEVLCIAAESLLHKNQGSQKESQWGYIFPEKNSLFDFSSFGIGLSLVVPLSMHGIINGALWLGFKSGTATLNEQRKSFVKAMADHAAATLYAASKAQAREQERAGERDFLLGVSHDLRAPGSSALYALSDVLSGECGPLSTDQHLRLTLVKDSLLEQLSLLQDVLDFAKHQRGVLSAQKIAFDALPLIRTAIAKYQELALQHGLELRFDEDTQAAAKLASQYVYADRRQVERILANFITNAIKYSPAGLISIQIIAQSDALELVVLDRGPGIPAEQQNLLFNQFQRLQTGAATEGFGLGLALSRVLAELNSGYVFYRSRAGGGSIFGVGLKYAPAGEIKNSEARFERVLVLDDEPEVCRATMRLLQSRVGQLIPSSTISEAREVLNTLAIDLLVTDLHVGTEKVTILLDEIKNSARKIPIIVLTGSSNPTDLKDLQATFGAHVLEKPITREELLNTLSALPR
- a CDS encoding AI-2E family transporter, with the translated sequence MQNSIKITWDDVLPLLVRVFVWGLILAVLYVLRSFSLLIFLTFVFSYIQYSAITRLEPYLSGRTLRVFVVALSMLVIMFSTMLFLYQPVIDQAKVFADRLPTYLSELDSRVEELTSKYNFLQQFIDTHQTAQPVPSETALEDPHAKQNFSASMITSPSAQLIELFLGSPGVDKESGMKTLVQRIKSYGSSLLGIVSAFLLSLLFSFLIVLDLPSLAKGVRGLRNTKLQFIYDEVDDGVSSFGVTLGRALEAQLLIAIVNTVLTAIGIVVLGLSAKAAFLSLIVFLCSFIPVAGVFISSVPICLVALQESGFTLVFACIILITIIHMIEAYILNPKIYGSHLHLNPVIVLIILTVGGKLFGVWGLILGVPLCTYVFTKAIRYQETQE